The following are encoded together in the Bradyrhizobium algeriense genome:
- a CDS encoding creatininase family protein → MSIEVEWARMTAPDLREIAARKGALAILPAGSLEQHGPHPPVITDTASASAASIAAARLVVEGPNPVPVAVLPGLWLGLSEHHLPFGGTISVDYAAYRAILESIVRSLRALGFVRLLIVNGHGGNIDPLAVASRELAVAYDFPIVATTPWFLAPAKIAAIFESDTAPKHACEGETSVMMAIAKDIVKAHKLDEAMQQAPAPVQAPAGFSRFYSFSERAPITGTWGDPRTATAEKGARFLAVQAEALAEAIRDAVLWSRPDPVWRSGRGQETTAGKAE, encoded by the coding sequence ATGAGCATTGAAGTCGAATGGGCACGCATGACCGCTCCGGATCTGCGCGAGATAGCCGCACGCAAAGGGGCTCTGGCGATCCTGCCTGCTGGCTCGCTGGAGCAGCATGGCCCGCATCCACCTGTTATCACCGATACCGCGAGCGCCAGTGCTGCGTCGATTGCGGCCGCTCGGTTGGTGGTCGAGGGTCCAAATCCGGTGCCGGTCGCTGTGCTGCCCGGCCTATGGTTGGGTTTGAGCGAGCATCATTTGCCTTTTGGCGGCACGATCAGCGTTGACTATGCGGCTTATCGCGCGATCCTTGAAAGCATCGTGCGATCGCTCCGCGCATTGGGCTTTGTCCGCTTGCTGATCGTAAACGGCCACGGCGGCAATATCGATCCTCTTGCTGTGGCATCGCGCGAACTGGCGGTGGCATACGATTTCCCAATCGTAGCCACGACGCCGTGGTTCCTGGCGCCCGCAAAGATCGCAGCGATCTTCGAGTCCGACACCGCGCCGAAACATGCTTGCGAGGGTGAAACCTCGGTCATGATGGCAATAGCGAAGGATATTGTGAAGGCGCATAAGTTGGACGAGGCGATGCAGCAGGCTCCCGCCCCAGTCCAAGCGCCGGCGGGTTTCTCTCGGTTCTATTCATTCTCCGAACGCGCGCCGATCACAGGGACTTGGGGAGACCCGCGGACCGCCACGGCTGAAAAGGGCGCGCGTTTCCTTGCAGTGCAGGCAGAGGCATTGGCAGAAGCTATCCGCGACGCGGTGCTATGGTCTCGCCCAGATCCGGTCTGGCGGTCGGGCCGTGGGCAAGAGACCACGGCCGGCAAGGCAGAGTGA
- a CDS encoding copper chaperone PCu(A)C → MTTIVRDIFVFVTAAIFVAASLLIATAAGAHEFKVGAIDIGHPWSRPTPKDANIAGGYLTITNKGKTADRLIGGASPAAGQIEVHEIVDVDGVTKTRPLANGIEIKPGKTIELKPGSLRIVLLGLKEPLQLGQKVKGTLVFEKAGPVEIVYNVEENPGAAVSGVAQQHKHH, encoded by the coding sequence ATGACAACTATCGTCAGAGATATCTTTGTGTTTGTCACCGCGGCCATTTTTGTCGCAGCAAGTTTGCTCATTGCGACTGCGGCCGGCGCGCACGAGTTCAAGGTTGGCGCCATCGACATCGGGCATCCCTGGTCGCGCCCGACCCCGAAAGACGCCAACATCGCGGGCGGCTATCTCACCATCACCAACAAGGGAAAGACCGCGGATCGCCTGATCGGAGGCGCCTCGCCCGCGGCAGGCCAGATCGAGGTGCACGAGATAGTCGATGTGGACGGCGTGACGAAGACGCGCCCGCTCGCGAACGGCATCGAGATCAAGCCCGGCAAGACCATCGAGCTCAAGCCCGGCTCGCTTCGTATCGTGCTGCTCGGCCTCAAGGAGCCATTGCAGCTCGGCCAGAAGGTGAAGGGCACGCTGGTGTTCGAGAAGGCCGGGCCTGTCGAGATCGTCTACAACGTCGAGGAAAATCCCGGCGCCGCGGTCAGTGGCGTCGCGCAGCAGCACAAGCACCATTAG
- a CDS encoding transporter, giving the protein MLFFLALPAEAHHPGGGGNTGSGGPINTISADTLSEGLIAASVRYEFIRLGQLSDADLLAAASKGTHAHSLRSIDAISISAAYGITNDFTVAVRAGGVRRSGIREPAEDMLSGGHMGMMNTSDMSSLMSPDGINRRGNSAGFGDVTMLGQYRFHNNAQTGTSAAVLFGFKAPTGNTNQRDAAGQLFQAEFQPGSGSWDGLFGAAFTKRTGRWSFDVSGLYYLISTGTQDTNLGDRFLFGTAVSYRLVGANGSAKEVALHEYCMQPRNQLQEHCLYHANHDHSDMMKTPYTLDLVLELNGEWHDKQKIAGIPDPNSGGTTVYLSPGVRVGFDRFSGFVSVGVPVINLHNGVQSKPDYRILTGIGARLN; this is encoded by the coding sequence ATGCTGTTTTTTTTGGCGCTACCAGCGGAAGCGCATCATCCCGGCGGCGGCGGCAACACCGGTAGCGGCGGCCCCATCAACACCATCTCGGCCGACACGCTTTCCGAAGGGCTGATCGCCGCATCGGTCCGCTACGAATTCATCCGCCTGGGCCAGCTCAGCGACGCCGACCTGCTTGCCGCTGCGAGCAAAGGCACGCACGCGCATTCGCTCCGCTCGATCGACGCCATCTCGATTTCGGCCGCCTACGGCATCACCAACGACTTCACGGTTGCCGTTCGCGCCGGGGGCGTCCGCCGCTCGGGTATCCGCGAACCCGCAGAAGACATGCTGAGCGGCGGCCATATGGGCATGATGAATACGAGCGACATGAGCAGCCTGATGAGCCCCGACGGCATCAACCGGCGCGGCAACTCGGCCGGATTCGGCGACGTGACCATGCTCGGGCAATACCGCTTCCACAACAACGCGCAAACGGGAACGTCGGCCGCTGTGCTGTTCGGCTTCAAGGCGCCGACCGGCAACACCAACCAACGCGACGCCGCCGGCCAGCTTTTCCAGGCCGAATTTCAGCCGGGCTCGGGCTCGTGGGACGGCCTGTTCGGCGCCGCCTTCACCAAGCGCACAGGCCGCTGGTCGTTCGACGTGAGCGGCCTTTACTATCTGATCAGCACAGGCACACAGGACACCAATCTCGGCGACCGCTTCCTGTTCGGCACCGCCGTCTCATATCGCCTGGTCGGCGCCAACGGCTCGGCGAAAGAGGTGGCGTTGCACGAGTACTGCATGCAGCCCCGCAATCAGTTGCAGGAGCATTGCCTCTATCACGCCAACCACGACCACAGCGACATGATGAAGACGCCCTACACGCTCGACCTCGTTCTCGAGCTCAATGGCGAGTGGCACGACAAGCAGAAGATCGCCGGCATTCCGGATCCCAATTCGGGCGGCACCACGGTCTACCTCTCGCCCGGCGTGCGCGTGGGCTTCGATCGCTTCTCGGGCTTCGTCTCCGTCGGCGTGCCGGTCATCAACCTGCACAACGGCGTTCAGTCCAAGCCCGATTATCGCATCCTCACGGGGATCGGCGCGCGGCTGAATTAA
- a CDS encoding methyl-accepting chemotaxis protein has protein sequence MRNLTVYQRFAMIIAALTIVLFAVSALQILVLRDATLDERRTTVRNLVEAATKVLAHYEGEAKAGRIEPDKARQMAFASISAMRWGEYSDYIGVYGTGSADAGVTYVHANPKYINVNRWEFKDKSGKLLIQDIVRTARAGGGFVEYLSPRSAGGAELRKVSYVGSFGAGDKLLALQAGAYVDDIDAVVFRRMIWAGIGGLAGLALAGFVAFWLGRGLVVPLNRTCAAMDELAKGNLAVEIPFVDRTNEIGRIARSLQVFRDHLVETTRLRTEQEEMKVRSAEERRTDLARIADDFERSIGGVIRGTATAADELQDSASSMSTIAVGTTDQSAKVAAAAEQTASNVQTVAASAEELSSSIQEIARQVTQSSSIAQSAVGQAGRTEAMVGRLVEASQKIGEVMALIQTIAGQTNLLALNATIEAARAGDAGRGFAVVANEVKALSSQTAKATEEITSQIQAIRDATGSTVEAIREIGTTIGQMNEITGSIAAAVEEQGAATNEIARSVQQAAQGAQEVMQNITGVREASSKVDAAATLVLNAAAQLTSQSEQLETETGKFLGNIRAA, from the coding sequence ATGCGTAACCTCACCGTCTATCAGCGTTTTGCGATGATCATTGCGGCGCTGACGATCGTGCTTTTTGCCGTCTCCGCCCTGCAGATCCTGGTGTTGCGCGATGCGACGCTCGACGAGCGGCGCACCACGGTCCGCAATCTTGTCGAGGCCGCGACCAAGGTTCTTGCCCACTACGAGGGTGAGGCCAAGGCCGGCAGGATCGAGCCGGACAAGGCGCGCCAGATGGCCTTTGCCTCCATCAGCGCCATGCGCTGGGGCGAATATTCGGACTATATCGGCGTCTACGGCACGGGCAGCGCCGACGCCGGCGTCACCTACGTGCATGCCAATCCCAAATACATCAACGTCAACCGCTGGGAGTTCAAGGACAAGAGCGGCAAGCTCTTGATCCAGGACATCGTGCGGACCGCGCGCGCCGGCGGCGGCTTTGTCGAATATCTCTCGCCCCGCTCCGCCGGTGGCGCCGAACTCCGCAAGGTTTCCTATGTCGGGTCGTTTGGCGCGGGCGACAAGCTGCTGGCGCTTCAGGCCGGCGCCTATGTCGACGATATCGACGCGGTGGTTTTCCGCCGGATGATCTGGGCCGGGATCGGCGGGCTGGCCGGCTTGGCGCTCGCGGGCTTTGTCGCATTCTGGCTCGGCCGCGGCCTGGTCGTTCCGCTCAACAGGACCTGCGCGGCGATGGACGAACTGGCCAAGGGCAATCTTGCGGTCGAGATTCCCTTCGTCGACCGGACCAACGAGATCGGCCGGATTGCGCGAAGCCTGCAGGTCTTCAGGGATCATCTGGTTGAAACGACACGGCTCCGCACCGAACAGGAAGAGATGAAGGTCCGCTCTGCCGAGGAGCGGCGGACGGATCTCGCCCGCATCGCCGACGACTTCGAGCGCAGCATCGGCGGAGTGATCCGGGGCACCGCCACCGCCGCCGACGAGCTGCAGGATTCGGCTTCGTCGATGTCCACGATTGCGGTGGGGACGACGGATCAGAGCGCCAAGGTCGCGGCCGCGGCCGAGCAGACCGCGTCGAACGTTCAGACGGTTGCGGCCTCGGCGGAGGAATTGTCGTCCTCGATCCAGGAGATCGCGCGGCAGGTCACCCAGTCTTCGTCGATTGCCCAGAGCGCGGTCGGGCAGGCCGGCCGGACCGAGGCCATGGTCGGGCGCCTGGTCGAGGCCTCCCAAAAGATCGGCGAGGTCATGGCGCTGATCCAGACCATCGCGGGACAAACCAACCTGCTGGCCTTGAACGCCACCATCGAGGCCGCCCGGGCGGGCGACGCCGGCAGGGGCTTTGCCGTCGTGGCCAACGAGGTCAAGGCGCTGTCGTCGCAAACCGCCAAGGCCACCGAAGAAATCACGAGCCAGATCCAGGCCATCCGCGACGCCACCGGCTCGACCGTCGAGGCCATCCGCGAAATCGGCACCACGATCGGGCAGATGAACGAAATCACCGGCTCCATTGCGGCCGCCGTCGAAGAGCAGGGCGCTGCGACCAACGAGATTGCCCGCAGCGTGCAGCAGGCGGCACAGGGCGCCCAGGAGGTGATGCAAAACATCACAGGCGTACGCGAAGCATCGAGCAAGGTCGACGCTGCCGCGACCCTTGTCTTGAACGCAGCAGCCCAGCTCACCTCGCAATCCGAGCAGCTCGAGACCGAAACCGGCAAATTCCTCGGCAACATCCGCGCCGCGTGA
- a CDS encoding serine hydrolase domain-containing protein encodes MTVRFSRRDTLLRTAAVAAAGLIPGAAIPGLAAPLRTPSRSLEIDAVLQARVDAADVPGVVAMAATEQSVIYQGAFGARSMGAAARMWVDTVFSIASMTKLLTSVAALQLVERDKLKLDEPAARIDPTLGSPQVLDGFDPHGTPQLRAARKPITLRNLLTHTSGLSYQLWDTNVVRYGKASRNDTALPRAPLMFDPDTRWAYGGSLDRVGRLVEIISGQSLDRYFRDHILGPLGMYDTAFSLTEKQRGRQASLHLRKADGTLAPQPLVRRTEPKVISGGGGIYSTAPDYLTLLQALLNGGALAGKSILRPQTVALMSTNQIGNLDAGVLKTTNPALSDNVDFFPGVRLRWGLGDMINIDPVPDGRRAGSLTWAGLYNTYYWIDPASRITGVIMMQILPFADQRALNVYRLFERGIYRAHRAA; translated from the coding sequence ATGACAGTGCGGTTCAGTCGGCGCGATACGTTGTTGCGAACGGCAGCCGTCGCGGCGGCAGGCCTGATCCCCGGTGCAGCCATTCCTGGCCTTGCGGCTCCGTTGCGCACGCCGTCTCGTAGCCTGGAAATCGACGCCGTCTTGCAGGCTCGGGTCGATGCGGCAGACGTGCCGGGCGTTGTCGCCATGGCCGCAACGGAGCAGTCGGTGATCTACCAGGGCGCATTTGGCGCGAGAAGCATGGGCGCGGCTGCCAGGATGTGGGTCGATACGGTCTTCAGTATCGCGTCAATGACCAAATTGCTGACATCCGTCGCAGCCCTGCAGCTCGTCGAGCGGGACAAACTCAAGCTGGACGAACCGGCGGCGAGAATTGATCCGACGCTTGGGTCGCCTCAAGTTCTCGATGGTTTCGATCCGCACGGGACCCCGCAACTGCGCGCCGCGCGAAAGCCCATCACACTACGCAATCTGTTGACGCACACATCCGGGCTTAGCTACCAGCTTTGGGACACGAATGTCGTTCGCTACGGCAAGGCATCCCGCAACGATACCGCGCTGCCGCGTGCGCCGCTGATGTTCGATCCGGACACGAGGTGGGCCTATGGCGGCAGTCTCGACCGGGTCGGCCGGCTGGTAGAGATCATCAGTGGGCAAAGTCTGGATCGCTATTTCCGCGATCACATCCTGGGTCCGCTCGGGATGTACGACACCGCCTTCTCGCTCACCGAGAAGCAGCGCGGCCGCCAGGCAAGTCTGCATTTGCGCAAGGCGGATGGGACGCTTGCGCCGCAGCCCTTGGTGAGACGAACCGAGCCGAAAGTGATTTCCGGTGGTGGCGGCATCTATTCCACAGCGCCGGATTATCTGACTTTGCTCCAGGCGCTGTTGAATGGCGGAGCACTTGCCGGGAAGAGCATCCTGCGGCCGCAGACGGTCGCGCTCATGTCCACCAATCAGATCGGCAACCTCGACGCGGGAGTTCTCAAGACAACAAATCCCGCATTGTCCGACAACGTCGATTTTTTCCCGGGAGTCCGGCTGCGGTGGGGGCTTGGCGATATGATCAACATCGATCCTGTACCGGACGGACGCAGGGCGGGCAGCCTGACATGGGCCGGGCTTTACAATACCTACTATTGGATCGACCCGGCGTCGCGTATCACGGGGGTGATCATGATGCAGATATTGCCGTTCGCCGACCAGCGCGCGCTTAACGTCTATCGTCTATTCGAGCGCGGCATTTACCGTGCCCATAGGGCAGCCTGA
- a CDS encoding arylsulfatase — protein sequence MRITLIHALKHSIVPIEASFARLWPDARLMNLLDDSLSADLARDGGLTDAMTERFLRLGRYAAGTGSDAILFTCSAFGPCIEAVARAHAPMPVLKPNEAMIEQAVARGRRIGLLSTFPPTLASMPPEFPPSIELVPKLAEGAMAALDRGDRATHDRLVVESSIDLRDCDLIALAQYSMAPAAERVAEVTRRPVLTTPDSAVLKLKGMLTAGST from the coding sequence ATGCGCATCACCCTGATCCACGCCCTGAAGCATTCGATCGTGCCGATCGAGGCCTCCTTTGCGAGGCTTTGGCCGGACGCCCGCCTGATGAATCTGCTCGACGACAGCCTGTCGGCCGATCTGGCGCGCGACGGCGGGCTCACCGACGCGATGACAGAGCGCTTCCTCCGGCTCGGGCGCTACGCCGCCGGCACCGGATCGGACGCGATCCTGTTCACCTGTTCGGCGTTCGGCCCCTGCATCGAAGCGGTCGCCCGCGCGCACGCCCCGATGCCGGTGCTCAAGCCCAATGAGGCGATGATCGAGCAGGCGGTCGCGCGGGGGCGCCGAATTGGGCTGCTGTCGACGTTTCCGCCTACACTGGCCTCGATGCCGCCGGAGTTTCCGCCGTCGATCGAACTGGTGCCGAAACTGGCGGAAGGCGCCATGGCCGCGCTCGATCGCGGCGACCGCGCGACGCATGATCGTTTGGTCGTCGAATCTTCAATAGATTTGCGCGATTGCGACCTGATCGCGCTGGCGCAATACAGCATGGCACCTGCCGCAGAACGGGTCGCCGAGGTAACCAGGCGGCCAGTGCTAACGACACCTGACAGCGCGGTACTGAAATTGAAGGGAATGCTTACCGCCGGCAGCACTTAG
- a CDS encoding amino acid ABC transporter substrate-binding protein has protein sequence MKKVVIATGLLAASCLTAQAGTLDTVKQRGMLVCGVSTGFAGFSTPDSQGNYKGLDVDYCRALAAGVLGDAKKVRYVALTAQNRFTALQSGEIDVLYRNSTQTYLRGVTLGLRQGPVNFYDGQGFVVRADAGVKDLKGLNGATVCVAQGTTHEVTLGDYGRANGIEWKPLVFDRTDTMYQTFFGGRCDAMTQDASALAGAVTTAASNPADYVVLPQTISKEPLGPFTRNGDEVWTDIIAWLHYGLIEAEELGVTAANADEMAKSSIPAIQRLLGTSGDLGSRFGLDNKWMLQAIKAGGNYGEIFERNVGKSSPLKLDRGLNAAWAKGGLMYALPFK, from the coding sequence ATGAAGAAGGTCGTCATCGCTACAGGCTTGCTCGCCGCGTCGTGCCTGACGGCGCAGGCCGGAACGCTTGATACGGTCAAGCAGCGCGGCATGCTGGTGTGCGGCGTCAGCACCGGCTTTGCCGGCTTCTCGACGCCGGACTCGCAAGGCAACTACAAGGGGCTCGACGTCGACTATTGCCGCGCCTTGGCGGCCGGCGTGCTCGGCGACGCCAAAAAAGTGCGATACGTCGCACTCACGGCGCAGAACCGCTTCACCGCCCTGCAGTCAGGCGAAATCGACGTGCTCTACCGCAACTCGACCCAGACCTATCTGCGTGGCGTGACGCTCGGACTGCGGCAGGGCCCGGTCAATTTCTACGACGGCCAGGGGTTTGTCGTGCGTGCCGATGCCGGCGTCAAGGATCTCAAGGGCCTGAACGGCGCCACCGTCTGCGTCGCGCAGGGCACGACCCACGAAGTCACGCTCGGCGATTACGGCCGCGCCAACGGCATCGAATGGAAACCGCTGGTGTTCGACCGCACCGACACCATGTACCAGACCTTCTTCGGCGGGCGCTGCGATGCCATGACCCAGGACGCATCGGCGCTGGCGGGCGCCGTCACCACGGCGGCCTCGAATCCCGCCGACTATGTCGTGCTGCCGCAGACCATCAGCAAGGAGCCGCTCGGGCCGTTCACCCGCAACGGCGACGAGGTGTGGACCGACATCATCGCCTGGCTGCATTACGGCCTGATCGAGGCGGAAGAACTCGGCGTCACCGCGGCCAATGCCGACGAGATGGCGAAGTCCAGCATCCCGGCCATCCAGCGGCTGCTCGGCACGTCAGGCGATCTCGGATCGCGGTTCGGCCTCGACAACAAGTGGATGCTGCAAGCAATCAAGGCGGGTGGCAATTACGGCGAGATATTTGAGCGCAATGTCGGCAAGTCGAGCCCGCTGAAGCTCGATCGCGGCCTGAACGCGGCCTGGGCCAAGGGCGGCCTGATGTACGCCCTGCCGTTTAAGTGA
- a CDS encoding aspartate aminotransferase family protein: MSVSKSRVLHRSLRETPPRAIGGEGVWLIGEGGRRILDASGGAAVSCLGHQHPRVLEAMSRQASKLAYAHTSFFSSEPAEALADKLVGHEPGGLGYAYLVSGGSEAIEAAIKLARQYFIEIGQPQRQRFIARRQSYHGNTLGALAAGGNAWRREPYAPLLSSAFSHVTPAFAYHEKQDSESDVDFVGRLAAELEAEFQRLGPENVVAFIAEPVVGATAGCVPAPEGYFRAVREICGRHGALVILDEVMCGMGRTGTRHAWEQEGIAPDIQAIAKGLGGGYQPIGAMLASARIVDVIRDGSGAFLHGHTYMAHPLACAAALEVQRVIDDEQLLDRVKTLGGQLERRLTERFGNHRHVGDIRGRGLFQAIELVADRATRAPFDPALKLNQRIKAIAFEGGLGCYPAGGCMDGRSGDHVLLAPPYIATSDDIDMIVDRLGHAVDSALNSVGH, encoded by the coding sequence ATGAGCGTCAGCAAGAGCCGGGTGCTGCATCGAAGCCTGCGTGAAACCCCTCCCAGGGCGATCGGCGGCGAGGGCGTCTGGCTGATTGGCGAGGGCGGAAGGCGGATTCTGGATGCATCCGGCGGCGCTGCCGTCTCCTGTCTCGGCCACCAGCATCCGCGTGTGCTCGAGGCGATGTCGCGGCAGGCGTCTAAGCTGGCCTACGCCCACACCAGCTTCTTCTCGTCGGAGCCGGCCGAAGCGCTGGCCGACAAGCTCGTGGGCCACGAGCCCGGCGGTCTCGGTTACGCCTATCTCGTCAGCGGCGGTTCGGAAGCGATCGAGGCCGCTATCAAGCTGGCGCGGCAGTATTTTATCGAGATCGGCCAGCCGCAGCGCCAGCGCTTCATCGCGCGTCGCCAGAGCTATCACGGCAATACGCTGGGAGCGCTGGCTGCCGGCGGCAATGCGTGGCGCCGCGAGCCCTATGCCCCGCTGCTGTCGTCGGCCTTCAGCCACGTGACCCCGGCCTTCGCCTATCACGAAAAACAGGACAGCGAATCCGATGTGGATTTCGTCGGCCGGCTGGCGGCCGAGCTCGAGGCGGAATTCCAGCGCCTTGGCCCGGAGAACGTGGTGGCGTTCATCGCCGAGCCCGTTGTGGGCGCGACCGCCGGCTGCGTGCCGGCGCCGGAGGGATATTTCCGCGCCGTCCGGGAGATCTGTGGCCGGCACGGTGCGCTGGTCATCCTCGACGAGGTGATGTGCGGCATGGGCCGCACCGGCACGCGCCACGCCTGGGAGCAGGAAGGCATCGCGCCCGACATCCAGGCGATCGCCAAGGGACTGGGCGGCGGCTACCAGCCGATCGGCGCCATGCTTGCGAGCGCGCGCATCGTCGATGTGATCCGCGACGGTTCGGGCGCGTTCCTGCACGGCCATACCTATATGGCCCACCCGCTGGCCTGCGCCGCGGCGCTCGAGGTGCAGCGGGTGATCGATGACGAGCAATTGCTCGACAGGGTCAAGACTCTCGGCGGGCAACTCGAGCGGCGGCTGACCGAGCGTTTTGGTAATCACCGCCATGTCGGCGACATCAGGGGCCGCGGCCTGTTCCAGGCCATCGAACTCGTCGCCGATCGCGCCACCCGCGCGCCGTTCGATCCGGCGCTGAAATTGAACCAGCGCATCAAAGCCATCGCGTTCGAAGGCGGCCTTGGCTGCTATCCCGCGGGCGGATGCATGGATGGCCGCAGCGGCGATCATGTGCTGCTCGCGCCGCCCTATATCGCGACGTCGGACGATATCGACATGATTGTCGACCGCCTCGGTCACGCGGTCGATAGCGCCTTGAACAGTGTGGGTCATTAG
- a CDS encoding MurR/RpiR family transcriptional regulator — MAQSQPKSSPLSELCSALPSLPARLQQVGRFVAANDYDATTRSMRDLAAEAGADPAAFTRLAKALGYSGWDELRAALTEARRPAQAQPFSARTRAGRKGPHADISLVADKLEAEAAGLARISTSSVAEAAKALHAARRIWIAGFRSCRSVAELLNYQLRLFRSDEVQLVGGSGPEDLDLGAFQRGDAVVVIGFAPYSRASVLSARAAHDSGATLIAIADAITAPMAEGADHLLLYEAAASPGFFPSLTGAVAIAQSLAAVTFVLGGAKAKRRLEETEGRLAAMSQYVAEEG, encoded by the coding sequence ATGGCGCAGTCCCAGCCGAAATCCTCGCCGCTGAGCGAACTATGCAGTGCCCTGCCGTCGCTGCCGGCGCGGCTGCAGCAGGTCGGGCGCTTCGTCGCCGCCAATGACTACGACGCCACCACGCGTTCGATGCGCGATCTGGCCGCCGAGGCCGGTGCCGATCCCGCGGCCTTCACGCGTCTGGCCAAAGCGCTGGGCTATTCCGGATGGGACGAGTTGCGCGCCGCGTTGACCGAGGCGCGCCGGCCGGCGCAGGCCCAGCCGTTCTCGGCCCGCACCCGCGCCGGCCGCAAGGGACCCCACGCCGACATCTCGTTGGTCGCCGACAAGCTGGAAGCCGAGGCGGCAGGCCTTGCGCGCATTTCCACGAGTTCCGTGGCCGAAGCAGCCAAGGCGCTGCATGCCGCGCGGCGAATCTGGATCGCCGGCTTTCGAAGCTGCCGCAGCGTCGCCGAGTTGCTCAACTATCAGCTCCGGCTGTTTCGGTCTGACGAGGTGCAACTGGTCGGCGGCTCCGGTCCGGAAGATCTCGACCTTGGCGCCTTCCAGCGCGGCGATGCGGTCGTGGTCATCGGCTTTGCGCCCTATTCCAGGGCCAGCGTGCTGTCGGCGCGCGCCGCGCATGATTCCGGCGCCACATTGATTGCGATTGCCGACGCGATCACCGCGCCGATGGCGGAGGGCGCCGATCATCTGCTGCTCTATGAGGCCGCCGCATCGCCCGGATTCTTCCCGAGCCTGACCGGCGCCGTTGCGATTGCGCAATCGCTGGCGGCGGTCACCTTCGTGCTGGGCGGCGCCAAGGCAAAGCGCCGCCTTGAGGAGACCGAAGGCCGGCTGGCCGCGATGTCGCAATATGTTGCCGAGGAGGGTTGA